In a genomic window of Dyadobacter fermentans DSM 18053:
- a CDS encoding phosphocholine-specific phospholipase C, whose protein sequence is MDSRRDFLRKAALLAGTGAMANSLPPVIQKALAIDPAPGSTFYDAEHIVFLMQENRSFDHQLGMLQGVRGFNDPRAIDLADQNKVWFQTNKAGDTYGPFRLDVKDTKVAWMGSIPHGWTDQTDAMNDGKYDRWLDVKAPRNKQYAHIPLTMGYCDRTDFPFYYSLADAFTVCDHNFCSSITGTHPNRYYWMTGTVRDKNEPSGIAHLWNISNYEYPELTWKTYPERLEENGVSWKVYQNELTMGYGLKGEESQWLSNFGTNVLEYFKAYNVRFHEGGFVNLENKRQTVVQTIADLEKEAAADPRAATRLAAAKRLLKNIETAQTKFNKETLASLSDKDKKLNDKAFTTNSNDPHFHELTSMEYSDNGTGRTLNVPKGDIFHQFREDVKNGTLPTVSWLMSPARFSDHPGEPWFGPWYVSEAMEILLQNPDVWKKTIFIVTYDENDGYFDHLPPFTVPNPYKENTGKVSAGIDPKMDFALADQQTNPSANLASIREGSIGLGYRVPMIIASPWSRGGYVNSEVFDHTSSLQFLENFLQKKFNKKIQEENITQWRRTICGDLTSVFRPYNGEKIEKPVFLQQKPFIESIHQAQFKQAPENFRKLGAAELAELNKDPRKSALFPTQEKGVRPACALPYEPFVNAQPGRTAGTFELTFKAGNQVFGTKSSGIPFRVYAMKPYRNEKLRSWDYSVAAGDQLTDAWQLADFENNAYHLRVYGPNGFYREFMGDHANPKLKVSCEYEVKSSKPTGNVVVTIENLDFRTHDVVIGDNSYKTGVKNKKFAVGGKASLVLDLGKSFQWYDFSVKAKGYEGYEERFAGHVETGAVTKTDPLMGGVV, encoded by the coding sequence ATGGATTCCAGAAGAGATTTTCTCAGAAAAGCCGCCCTGCTCGCCGGCACGGGCGCGATGGCTAATTCACTCCCGCCCGTTATACAAAAGGCCCTGGCCATTGACCCGGCGCCCGGCAGCACGTTCTACGACGCCGAGCATATTGTGTTCCTCATGCAGGAAAACCGCTCGTTCGATCACCAGTTGGGCATGCTGCAGGGCGTCCGCGGCTTCAACGACCCGCGCGCCATCGACCTCGCCGATCAAAACAAGGTTTGGTTTCAGACCAACAAGGCCGGCGACACGTATGGCCCGTTCCGCCTGGACGTAAAAGATACCAAAGTGGCCTGGATGGGCTCCATTCCGCACGGATGGACCGACCAGACCGACGCCATGAACGACGGAAAATACGACCGCTGGCTCGACGTGAAAGCGCCGCGCAACAAGCAATACGCGCACATTCCGCTCACAATGGGTTATTGCGACCGCACCGATTTCCCGTTCTATTATTCACTTGCCGACGCATTTACCGTTTGCGACCACAATTTCTGTTCGAGCATCACGGGTACGCACCCCAACCGCTACTACTGGATGACCGGCACGGTACGCGACAAAAACGAACCGTCCGGCATAGCGCATTTGTGGAACATCAGTAATTACGAATACCCCGAACTAACCTGGAAAACATATCCCGAACGCCTTGAAGAAAACGGCGTCAGCTGGAAGGTTTACCAGAACGAGCTTACGATGGGTTACGGCCTCAAAGGCGAGGAAAGTCAGTGGCTGAGCAACTTCGGCACGAATGTTCTGGAGTATTTCAAAGCCTACAACGTGCGTTTCCATGAAGGCGGGTTCGTGAATCTTGAAAACAAGCGGCAAACGGTCGTGCAGACGATCGCCGATCTTGAAAAAGAAGCAGCTGCCGACCCGCGCGCCGCGACCCGGCTTGCCGCGGCGAAAAGGCTCCTGAAAAACATTGAAACCGCACAAACGAAGTTCAATAAGGAAACGCTGGCCAGCCTTTCGGACAAGGATAAAAAACTGAACGACAAGGCATTCACTACAAATAGCAACGACCCGCATTTCCACGAGCTGACCTCAATGGAGTATTCCGACAACGGCACCGGACGGACGCTGAATGTACCGAAAGGCGATATTTTTCACCAGTTCCGTGAGGATGTCAAAAATGGGACGCTGCCCACGGTTTCGTGGCTGATGTCGCCTGCGCGCTTTTCGGACCATCCCGGCGAGCCGTGGTTCGGGCCGTGGTATGTGAGCGAGGCGATGGAGATTTTGCTTCAAAACCCGGATGTTTGGAAAAAAACGATTTTCATCGTGACCTACGACGAAAATGACGGCTATTTCGACCATTTACCGCCATTTACGGTTCCAAATCCCTACAAAGAAAACACCGGAAAAGTCTCTGCGGGCATTGATCCCAAAATGGATTTCGCATTGGCCGATCAGCAGACCAACCCGTCGGCCAACCTGGCCAGTATCCGCGAAGGCTCCATCGGCCTGGGTTACCGCGTGCCGATGATCATCGCATCCCCCTGGTCGAGAGGCGGTTATGTAAATTCAGAAGTATTTGACCACACGTCCTCATTGCAGTTCCTGGAAAACTTCCTTCAAAAGAAGTTCAACAAGAAAATCCAGGAAGAAAACATCACCCAATGGCGTCGCACGATCTGCGGCGACCTTACGTCTGTTTTCCGGCCCTACAATGGCGAGAAGATCGAAAAGCCGGTTTTCTTGCAGCAAAAGCCATTTATCGAAAGCATTCACCAGGCGCAATTCAAGCAGGCCCCGGAGAATTTCAGGAAGCTTGGCGCGGCCGAACTCGCGGAGCTGAATAAAGATCCGCGGAAATCGGCATTGTTCCCGACGCAGGAAAAAGGCGTGCGCCCGGCTTGCGCATTGCCTTACGAGCCGTTTGTGAATGCGCAGCCTGGCAGAACGGCAGGCACATTTGAGCTGACGTTTAAGGCTGGAAATCAGGTTTTTGGCACAAAATCGAGCGGTATCCCCTTTCGCGTGTATGCGATGAAGCCTTACCGCAACGAAAAGCTGCGCTCCTGGGATTACAGCGTTGCCGCAGGCGACCAGCTCACCGACGCATGGCAACTGGCTGATTTTGAAAACAATGCCTATCACCTCCGCGTGTACGGGCCCAATGGCTTCTACCGCGAGTTCATGGGCGATCATGCGAACCCGAAACTGAAAGTCAGCTGTGAATACGAGGTAAAATCCTCCAAGCCAACCGGCAATGTGGTGGTAACGATCGAAAACCTCGATTTCAGGACTCACGACGTGGTAATAGGCGATAATAGTTATAAAACCGGCGTTAAAAACAAGAAATTCGCCGTTGGCGGGAAGGCTTCGCTTGTGCTGGACCTGGGCAAATCATTCCAATGGTACGATTTCAGTGTGAAGGCAAAAGGTTATGAAGGTTATGAAGAGCGATTCGCCGGGCATGTGGAAACCGGTGCCGTCACGAAAACCGATCCGCTGATGGGTGGCGTTGTATAG
- a CDS encoding 3-keto-disaccharide hydrolase, translated as MKKVFQTNLYRTTRRFVLSAAALLMAAFPTQADNAPLASPIEGRWDISVDANGKVLPSWLEVRHSGTKTLVGQFTGFSGSARPISVVHFKDGKFDFAIPPQWEHGESDLKVEGTVSGDAITGTLVTPDGKSYSYKGVRAPSLRGKPTPAWGAPIKLTGGNEIKGWHATGENQWVAENGILRSPKSGANLVTDQKFGDFKLHIEFRIPKGSNSGVYLRGRYEVQITDGKGMEPSLDQMGAVYGFITPSEMVAKDAGEWNTFDITLVGRMLTLVANGKTVISNQEIPGITGGALDSNEGEPGPLYIQGDHGPVEYRNIVITPAK; from the coding sequence ATGAAGAAAGTATTCCAAACCAACCTGTACCGGACTACCCGGCGCTTCGTGCTTTCGGCGGCTGCGCTGCTGATGGCCGCCTTTCCGACCCAAGCCGACAATGCTCCTCTCGCCTCGCCGATCGAAGGACGATGGGACATTTCCGTAGATGCAAATGGCAAAGTGCTGCCATCCTGGCTGGAAGTGCGCCACTCGGGCACCAAAACACTCGTGGGGCAGTTTACCGGTTTTTCCGGCAGCGCCCGGCCTATTTCCGTGGTGCATTTCAAGGATGGAAAGTTCGATTTCGCGATCCCGCCGCAATGGGAACATGGGGAGAGCGACCTGAAAGTGGAAGGGACCGTGTCGGGCGATGCCATTACGGGCACGCTGGTCACGCCGGACGGCAAGTCTTACAGCTACAAAGGCGTGCGTGCGCCTTCGCTACGCGGCAAACCCACGCCTGCATGGGGAGCGCCCATCAAACTCACAGGCGGTAACGAGATCAAAGGCTGGCATGCCACCGGCGAAAACCAGTGGGTAGCCGAAAACGGCATTCTGCGCAGCCCCAAATCCGGTGCTAACCTGGTTACCGACCAGAAATTCGGTGATTTCAAGCTGCATATCGAGTTCCGCATTCCCAAAGGCAGCAACAGCGGCGTGTACCTGCGCGGCCGCTACGAAGTGCAGATCACCGATGGCAAAGGCATGGAGCCCTCGCTCGATCAAATGGGCGCCGTTTACGGTTTTATCACCCCAAGCGAAATGGTCGCCAAAGACGCCGGCGAATGGAACACGTTCGATATCACATTGGTAGGCCGCATGCTTACGCTTGTTGCGAACGGCAAAACGGTGATCAGCAACCAGGAAATCCCCGGAATTACCGGCGGCGCGCTGGATAGCAACGAAGGCGAGCCCGGCCCGCTGTACATCCAGGGCGACCACGGCCCGGTAGAATACCGCAACATCGTGATCACGCCAGCCAAATAA
- a CDS encoding Fic family protein has translation MNYIWQHSEWPEFRYNLADMDDILFVFAEETGHISGILKGTTNALQVETLINTLVAEAIKTSEIEGEFLSREDVVSSIRNNLGMAGKPEPVKDRKAQGAAELIVTARNSYAAPLTEAMLFDWHQTLLKDSKTIDTGAWRKGMAPMQVVSGSIGKEKVHFEAPPSERVPAEMAQFIEWFNATAPGGSREMTKAPVRSAIAHLYFETIHPFEDGNGRIGRVIAEKALSQTLGRPVMLSLSRTIEAERKKYYHSLETAQKNIYITAWIAYFVQTIIDAQIQTRIMLDFTLKKTRFFDQFKSLLNERETKVIQKMLETGPDGFEGGMTAKKYMSIAKTSKATATRDLQHLAEIQCLAPSGGGRSTSYQLRIPEN, from the coding sequence ATTATATCTGGCAACATTCCGAATGGCCTGAGTTCCGGTATAATCTTGCCGACATGGACGATATTTTATTCGTTTTCGCCGAAGAAACGGGGCATATCAGCGGCATTTTGAAGGGCACAACCAACGCATTGCAGGTAGAAACGCTGATTAACACGCTCGTTGCCGAGGCGATCAAAACGTCGGAGATCGAAGGGGAATTTCTGAGCCGGGAAGATGTAGTTTCTTCCATCCGCAACAATCTCGGCATGGCGGGCAAACCTGAGCCTGTTAAAGACCGGAAGGCGCAGGGAGCAGCGGAACTGATCGTAACCGCCCGGAATTCCTATGCGGCACCGCTTACGGAAGCAATGCTTTTTGACTGGCACCAGACATTACTCAAAGACAGCAAAACCATCGACACCGGCGCCTGGCGGAAAGGCATGGCTCCCATGCAGGTCGTTTCAGGTTCGATCGGCAAGGAGAAAGTCCATTTCGAAGCCCCGCCTTCCGAGCGCGTACCTGCGGAAATGGCACAATTTATCGAGTGGTTTAATGCAACGGCGCCGGGAGGATCGAGAGAAATGACCAAAGCGCCTGTGCGTTCGGCTATTGCGCACTTGTATTTTGAAACCATCCACCCTTTCGAGGATGGCAATGGGCGGATTGGACGGGTAATCGCGGAAAAGGCATTGTCACAAACACTCGGCCGGCCCGTGATGCTCAGCCTGTCGCGGACGATCGAAGCGGAGCGGAAAAAGTATTACCATTCACTGGAAACGGCTCAGAAAAACATCTACATCACCGCCTGGATCGCCTATTTCGTGCAAACGATCATCGACGCGCAGATCCAGACGCGGATTATGCTGGATTTCACATTGAAGAAAACGCGGTTTTTCGACCAGTTTAAAAGCCTGCTCAACGAGCGCGAAACGAAAGTCATCCAGAAAATGCTCGAAACCGGTCCGGACGGGTTCGAAGGCGGCATGACGGCGAAGAAATACATGTCGATCGCTAAAACTTCCAAAGCCACCGCCACGCGGGATTTGCAGCATTTGGCCGAAATCCAGTGCCTGGCCCCTTCCGGCGGCGGGCGCAGCACGAGTTATCAGCTGCGCATTCCTGAAAATTGA